One region of Desulfovibrio sp. JC022 genomic DNA includes:
- a CDS encoding AMP-binding protein produces MEKQKYGSHEEFCAEYKTEVPDNYNFAFDCVDVIAADDPNRLAMIHIGPDGARTEKDFDFFSKKSARLANALSKAGVEKGDRIMVILYRRIDWWVTMLACHKIGAVPVPSPNLLTVKDIDFRVNFAKIKGIIAEDSVADRADEARKNCPSLQVMVQAGESELHDGWLDFETICDEASDTFPRPSDCAGGDDSLLIFFSSGTTGQPKMVEHTHNYPLGHYVTGAYWHDLEPGDVHLTLADTGWGKAVWGKYYGQWMAGAVVFVWDFRGKFEPSELLRVLADNKVTSFCAPPTVYRFMIREDLSKYDLSALKHCTTAGELLNASVFEAWKEATGLPLYEGYGQTESVLQIATFPNMKPKPGSIGKPCPGWDIALIDTEGNLCSPGEEGQICVKLDPRPVGLFTGYLDEPQKTENVMVDGYYQTGDKAWMDEDGYYWFLGRTDDLIKSSGYRIGPFEVESALITHDAIVEAAVTGVPCDVRGQAVKATVVLAPEYEGSDELTKELQNHVKKVTAPYKYPRIINYVKELPKTISGKIKRAEIRAKDEADAKA; encoded by the coding sequence ATGGAAAAGCAGAAATACGGCTCTCACGAAGAGTTCTGTGCCGAATACAAGACCGAAGTTCCCGATAATTATAACTTTGCCTTTGATTGTGTGGATGTTATCGCTGCCGATGATCCCAACAGGCTGGCAATGATCCACATCGGACCGGATGGTGCCCGCACTGAAAAAGATTTCGACTTTTTTTCCAAAAAGTCAGCACGTCTCGCCAATGCATTGAGCAAGGCCGGAGTGGAGAAGGGCGACCGGATTATGGTTATCCTTTACCGCCGCATTGATTGGTGGGTGACCATGCTGGCCTGCCACAAGATCGGAGCTGTACCTGTTCCTTCTCCCAATCTGCTTACTGTGAAGGACATTGATTTCCGGGTGAATTTTGCCAAGATCAAGGGAATTATTGCCGAAGATTCCGTGGCTGACCGTGCTGATGAAGCACGCAAAAACTGTCCCTCTCTTCAGGTGATGGTTCAGGCCGGAGAAAGCGAATTGCACGACGGATGGCTCGATTTCGAAACCATTTGTGATGAAGCGTCTGATACATTTCCCCGCCCGTCTGATTGCGCTGGCGGAGATGATTCTCTGCTCATCTTCTTTTCTTCCGGTACCACCGGACAGCCCAAGATGGTCGAGCACACCCACAACTATCCGTTGGGCCACTATGTGACCGGGGCTTACTGGCATGACCTTGAGCCCGGTGACGTTCATCTGACTCTCGCTGATACCGGTTGGGGTAAGGCTGTCTGGGGTAAGTATTACGGTCAGTGGATGGCCGGTGCTGTTGTTTTTGTCTGGGATTTCCGCGGCAAGTTCGAACCTTCCGAGCTGCTCAGGGTTCTTGCGGATAACAAGGTTACCTCTTTTTGTGCACCGCCCACAGTTTACCGTTTCATGATTCGCGAAGATCTTTCAAAGTATGACCTTTCCGCGCTCAAGCATTGCACCACAGCAGGTGAGCTGCTCAATGCTTCCGTGTTTGAAGCATGGAAGGAAGCCACAGGTCTGCCTCTCTACGAAGGTTACGGTCAAACCGAGTCCGTGCTTCAGATCGCAACTTTTCCCAACATGAAGCCCAAGCCGGGCTCCATCGGCAAACCCTGTCCGGGCTGGGATATTGCGCTTATCGACACTGAAGGTAATCTCTGTTCTCCCGGTGAGGAAGGCCAGATCTGCGTGAAGCTTGATCCCCGTCCTGTGGGATTGTTTACTGGATATCTTGACGAACCGCAGAAGACCGAGAACGTCATGGTCGATGGTTACTACCAGACCGGTGACAAGGCTTGGATGGACGAGGACGGCTATTACTGGTTCCTCGGACGTACCGATGACCTGATCAAAAGTTCCGGTTACCGCATCGGGCCCTTTGAGGTTGAATCCGCGCTGATCACTCATGATGCAATTGTGGAAGCCGCCGTAACTGGCGTGCCCTGCGATGTGCGCGGTCAGGCCGTAAAGGCTACCGTCGTTCTCGCGCCTGAATATGAAGGCAGCGATGAGTTGACCAAGGAATTGCAGAATCATGTCAAGAAGGTCACCGCGCCCTATAAATACCCGCGCATCATTAATTACGTTAAAGAGCTGCCCAAGACCATCAGCGGCAAGATCAAGCGTGCCGAGATCCGCGCCAAGGACGAGGCTGACGCCAAGGCTTAA
- a CDS encoding helix-turn-helix domain-containing protein — translation MSNEQAYKEIAPRLAGLRDAVDMSVEELAEKVGVTPERAAQYESGTVEIPVSYLMDVAHLCGVSLTVLISGSEAHLTNYALVRNGKGFNVDRRKDYDYKNLASTFVGRRMEPFMVEVPSKEVSEMNFTTHRGQEFIYVLEGRLELRLDDSILELEEGDSLYFDSNTPHALRGLDGKSARMLDVIL, via the coding sequence ATGAGTAACGAACAGGCTTATAAGGAAATTGCACCGAGGCTGGCCGGCCTGCGTGATGCAGTGGACATGAGCGTTGAAGAACTGGCCGAGAAGGTTGGGGTGACCCCTGAACGTGCCGCGCAGTATGAATCCGGTACTGTGGAAATCCCGGTCAGTTACCTGATGGATGTGGCTCACCTTTGCGGAGTCAGCCTGACAGTGCTGATTTCCGGCAGCGAGGCCCATTTGACCAATTACGCATTGGTGCGCAACGGCAAAGGATTTAATGTAGATCGCCGCAAGGACTACGATTACAAAAACCTTGCATCCACATTTGTGGGCCGTCGCATGGAACCCTTCATGGTTGAAGTTCCGTCCAAAGAGGTTTCCGAGATGAATTTCACCACCCATCGCGGGCAGGAGTTCATTTACGTGCTCGAAGGACGCCTTGAATTGAGGTTGGATGATTCCATCCTTGAGCTTGAAGAGGGTGATTCCCTGTACTTTGATTCCAACACTCCCCACGCCCTGCGAGGTCTTGACGGCAAATCCGCACGGATGCTTGACGTAATTCTATAG
- a CDS encoding AMP-binding protein, with the protein MEQSHLREITLGALLDEAVEKWPDQEAVVYVDRDFRLTYREFGELVDDLAMGLMALGIKKGEKVAVWATNVPYWVALQFATAKIGAILLTVNTFYRTTELEYLLKQSECENLVIIDGFREIDYLQTAYELIPELKTQERGYLKSEKFPDLKRVFFLGQEKHRGMYSMAEVVNLSAVTTEEDYEERQATLDPHDVVNMQYTSGTTGFPKGVQLTHYNIGNNGFWIGENQAFKPGDRLCLPVPLFHCFGCVLGVLAAVNHGTTMVILEGFDPLLVMASIDQEKCTALYGVPTMFIAILEHKLFSKFDYSSLRTGIMAGSPCPIEVMKKVMDKMNMTDITICYGLTEASPVMTQTRMTDNLQRRTETVGQAMPEIEVAIIHPETGEMCAAGETGEICCRGYNVMKGYYNNPEATNSAIDMEGWLHSGDLGTMDEEGYVDVTGRLKDMIIRGGENIYPREIEEFLYTMDGILDVQVAGVPSEKYGEQVGAFIILKDGVEMTQQDVIDFCRGQISRYKIPKYITFLDAYPMTASGKIQKYKLRDMAEELYPDA; encoded by the coding sequence ATGGAACAATCACATCTCAGGGAAATTACACTCGGAGCGTTGCTGGACGAGGCTGTTGAAAAATGGCCCGATCAGGAAGCCGTTGTTTATGTGGATCGCGATTTCCGCCTGACTTACCGTGAGTTCGGTGAGCTGGTGGATGACCTCGCCATGGGGCTGATGGCTCTTGGGATCAAAAAAGGCGAGAAGGTTGCTGTCTGGGCCACCAATGTGCCTTATTGGGTGGCCTTGCAGTTCGCCACCGCCAAGATCGGGGCCATTCTGCTGACTGTTAATACTTTTTATCGCACCACTGAGCTGGAATACCTGCTCAAGCAGTCCGAGTGCGAGAACCTTGTCATCATCGATGGTTTCAGGGAGATCGATTACCTCCAGACCGCTTATGAACTTATTCCTGAACTTAAAACTCAGGAACGCGGTTACCTTAAGAGCGAGAAATTTCCAGACCTTAAAAGGGTTTTCTTTCTCGGTCAGGAAAAGCACCGCGGCATGTATTCCATGGCCGAGGTGGTTAACCTTTCCGCTGTTACCACTGAAGAAGACTATGAAGAACGTCAGGCGACTCTTGATCCTCATGACGTGGTCAACATGCAGTACACTTCCGGAACCACCGGGTTCCCCAAGGGTGTACAGCTGACCCATTACAACATCGGCAACAACGGGTTCTGGATCGGTGAAAACCAGGCTTTCAAACCCGGTGACCGTCTCTGTCTGCCTGTACCTCTGTTTCATTGTTTCGGTTGCGTTCTCGGCGTACTTGCCGCAGTGAACCACGGAACCACCATGGTCATTCTTGAAGGGTTCGATCCGCTGCTGGTCATGGCTTCAATTGATCAGGAAAAGTGTACCGCCCTTTACGGCGTACCGACCATGTTTATCGCTATTCTCGAACATAAGCTTTTCAGTAAGTTCGATTATTCTTCATTGCGGACCGGGATTATGGCCGGGTCGCCCTGTCCTATCGAGGTCATGAAGAAGGTTATGGACAAGATGAACATGACCGACATCACCATCTGTTACGGTTTGACCGAGGCTTCCCCGGTTATGACCCAGACCCGTATGACCGATAATCTTCAACGTCGTACCGAGACAGTCGGGCAGGCCATGCCTGAAATCGAAGTCGCTATCATCCATCCTGAAACAGGCGAGATGTGCGCGGCTGGTGAAACCGGTGAAATCTGTTGTCGCGGTTACAATGTCATGAAGGGTTACTACAACAACCCCGAAGCCACCAATTCCGCTATCGATATGGAAGGATGGCTCCATTCTGGTGACTTAGGCACCATGGATGAAGAAGGGTACGTTGATGTAACAGGACGTCTTAAAGATATGATCATCCGTGGCGGCGAGAACATCTATCCCCGTGAAATCGAGGAATTCCTCTACACTATGGACGGCATTCTCGACGTACAGGTGGCCGGTGTTCCCAGTGAAAAGTACGGGGAGCAGGTCGGCGCATTTATCATCCTCAAGGATGGCGTGGAAATGACCCAGCAGGATGTAATCGACTTTTGTCGCGGACAGATTTCCCGCTACAAGATTCCTAAGTATATCACTTTCCTTGACGCTTACCCGATGACCGCAAGCGGCAAGATTCAGAAATACAAACTTCGGGATATGGCTGAAGAGCTTTACCCTGACGCATAA
- a CDS encoding helix-turn-helix domain-containing protein, protein MSTAKVGHRIKTFREKQGISLEEFSKRTGLGIDFLEAVEEKEKYPSLGPLLKIARALGVRLGTFLDDQVSKDPLIVKLGERKEEFTMHSDQEKTASMKYFSLAKGKSDRHMEPFFIEIQPEDADPKMTSHEGEEFIIVVSGKLKVVYGKEESVLEAGDSVYFNSVVPHYVAAEGNEKCDIYAVLYFPE, encoded by the coding sequence ATGAGCACAGCAAAAGTAGGACATCGCATTAAGACATTCAGGGAAAAGCAGGGCATCAGTCTTGAAGAGTTTTCCAAACGTACCGGCCTTGGAATTGATTTCCTTGAAGCTGTAGAAGAAAAAGAAAAATACCCCTCTCTAGGTCCCCTACTTAAGATTGCCAGAGCCCTTGGCGTAAGACTCGGCACTTTTCTTGATGATCAGGTCAGCAAAGATCCCCTTATCGTAAAGCTCGGTGAACGTAAGGAAGAGTTCACCATGCATTCTGATCAGGAAAAGACTGCTTCCATGAAGTATTTCTCACTTGCCAAGGGCAAGAGCGATCGCCATATGGAACCGTTCTTTATTGAAATTCAGCCTGAAGATGCCGATCCTAAAATGACCTCCCATGAAGGTGAGGAATTTATCATCGTTGTTTCCGGTAAACTCAAGGTTGTTTACGGTAAGGAAGAGAGCGTACTTGAAGCTGGCGACAGCGTTTATTTCAATTCCGTGGTTCCGCACTATGTTGCTGCTGAAGGTAACGAGAAGTGTGATATCTACGCGGTTCTTTATTTCCCGGAATAA
- a CDS encoding lipopolysaccharide assembly protein LapB, which translates to MAAADHNTDRQTIKGVFSSQNVQKIGTGTTVRRTISKMYWMAEELNPENVEVQALNTSYVPAGPKSVVTMEEFLSKYSPEPEFYVSTVYPKIKELGNTIERGEKARQAGATYSAEFEFQNALDVDEENVKANFGLGLTYMERGESNKANDIFNRLVKLDAAFQTEHKHLFNEFGINLRKTGMQDQAIDYYERALEMTSNDENLHYNIARAYFEKGVLDKCSTHLKKALDLNKDHTEAAKFLEFLKKHHPDQA; encoded by the coding sequence ATGGCCGCGGCAGATCATAATACAGACAGACAGACAATAAAAGGTGTCTTCTCCAGCCAGAATGTGCAAAAGATCGGCACAGGCACCACCGTGCGCCGGACCATCAGCAAAATGTACTGGATGGCTGAAGAACTTAATCCTGAGAATGTAGAAGTTCAGGCCCTGAACACAAGCTACGTACCTGCCGGCCCCAAATCCGTGGTTACCATGGAAGAGTTCCTATCCAAATACTCCCCCGAGCCAGAATTCTACGTTTCTACTGTGTATCCCAAGATAAAAGAGCTGGGCAACACCATTGAGCGTGGAGAAAAAGCAAGACAGGCCGGAGCCACCTACAGTGCGGAATTTGAATTCCAGAACGCGCTGGATGTGGATGAAGAGAATGTAAAAGCCAACTTCGGCCTCGGGCTGACCTACATGGAACGCGGGGAAAGCAACAAGGCCAACGATATTTTTAACAGACTGGTCAAGCTTGATGCGGCCTTCCAGACCGAACACAAGCACCTGTTCAACGAATTCGGCATCAACCTGCGCAAAACAGGTATGCAGGATCAGGCCATTGATTACTATGAACGTGCACTTGAAATGACCAGCAACGACGAAAATCTGCACTACAACATTGCCCGTGCCTATTTTGAAAAAGGCGTACTCGACAAGTGCTCCACCCACCTGAAAAAAGCCCTCGACCTGAACAAAGACCACACAGAGGCTGCAAAATTTCTTGAATTTTTAAAGAAACATCATCCTGATCAGGCGTAG
- a CDS encoding transcription antitermination factor NusB has translation MKKNILPGPRGIAFDCVTRAIDGGADAQAVLDDALTASKLDARDRGFVTEILYGYLRMRLRLQSVLSCFLSRPDGLPQPIMRVLGMAAYEILHMDVPPYASVDWGVDSAKRLSRGKLGGLANAVLRKVASLAEDGADEDFFRRRCDSEIEFLSAYYSCPEWIVELWVDSYGRDKAEQYLEAQICPPAAGFVLDTTDSKAKAAAEQLLEEGDHIASDGQAFAFYSGYWPLAFKEVKEFVIRQSYAAREALAVLEPSKWPVPVWDACSGRGGKSRFLHSKKISPIIASDPHKRRLAALKRDVPSVAAFRASAIKPPLAAESIGTALLDVPCSGLGVLSRRPDTKFKRTPEDVNSLVQLQSRILDNSWETIRKGGQLAYITCTLNPDENERQIAAFLKRHKDAVPLKEWTTPPDSELHEFFYSALLEKK, from the coding sequence ATGAAAAAAAATATTTTGCCCGGCCCCAGAGGGATTGCTTTTGATTGCGTAACCCGCGCCATTGATGGCGGTGCGGATGCACAGGCTGTTCTGGACGATGCCCTTACAGCTTCGAAGCTGGATGCGCGTGACCGTGGATTTGTTACTGAAATCCTTTATGGTTACCTGCGTATGCGATTGAGGCTGCAATCGGTCCTTAGCTGCTTTCTTTCCCGTCCTGACGGGCTGCCGCAGCCTATAATGCGAGTGCTGGGCATGGCTGCTTATGAGATCCTGCATATGGATGTCCCTCCTTATGCGTCCGTGGACTGGGGTGTGGATTCCGCAAAGCGTCTTTCCCGCGGTAAACTTGGCGGTCTGGCAAATGCTGTACTGCGCAAAGTAGCCAGTCTGGCAGAAGACGGAGCGGATGAAGATTTTTTCCGTCGCCGCTGTGATTCTGAAATAGAATTTCTTTCCGCCTATTATTCCTGTCCTGAATGGATTGTAGAACTTTGGGTGGATAGCTATGGCCGTGATAAGGCTGAGCAGTATCTGGAAGCCCAGATTTGTCCGCCCGCAGCAGGCTTTGTTCTCGATACCACAGACAGCAAGGCTAAAGCTGCAGCCGAGCAGCTGCTGGAAGAGGGCGACCATATCGCATCTGACGGTCAGGCATTTGCTTTCTATTCCGGTTATTGGCCGCTGGCTTTCAAGGAAGTGAAAGAGTTTGTAATTCGTCAGAGTTATGCTGCCCGCGAAGCTCTTGCCGTGCTGGAGCCTTCCAAGTGGCCTGTTCCGGTCTGGGATGCTTGTTCCGGGCGTGGCGGTAAATCAAGATTCCTTCATTCAAAGAAAATTTCACCGATCATTGCCAGTGATCCCCATAAGCGCAGGCTGGCGGCTTTGAAAAGGGATGTTCCTTCGGTGGCGGCTTTCCGTGCTTCGGCTATTAAGCCGCCGCTGGCAGCGGAGTCCATCGGCACAGCTTTACTTGATGTTCCCTGTTCCGGGCTGGGAGTACTTTCCCGCAGGCCGGATACCAAGTTTAAGCGCACCCCGGAAGATGTGAACTCTCTGGTTCAGCTGCAATCCCGCATTCTTGATAATAGCTGGGAAACCATACGCAAGGGCGGTCAACTGGCCTACATCACCTGCACGCTCAACCCGGACGAGAATGAACGCCAGATCGCGGCCTTTCTCAAACGGCACAAGGACGCAGTCCCGCTCAAGGAATGGACCACGCCGCCGGATTCGGAACTGCATGAATTTTTCTATTCAGCTTTGCTGGAAAAGAAGTAG
- a CDS encoding DUF116 domain-containing protein, with protein sequence MSVEKDNKKRLFIGLITGTCVLLCAFLGLLWYVPYAGLDSFGAWASWSWGLFIFALIVLVGWGYVGLLTNVVLQRTFPFSQKARGLSVKLFLPLMTILGRVFGLSKRKIRGSFIKVNNELVLSEVGRFDPAKIMILTPHCLQASRCDMRLTYDIDNCKRCGLCTIKGLLELRDKYGVHFHVATGGTIARRLVVQNRPRMIIAIACERDLASGIQDTYPLPVYGVLNERPNGPCLDTQVSLIDVENALRRFIKEDKLPEDAEKNVALTPLTGL encoded by the coding sequence ATGAGTGTAGAAAAAGATAACAAAAAGCGTCTTTTCATCGGTCTGATCACCGGAACCTGTGTTCTGCTTTGTGCTTTTCTGGGTCTGCTTTGGTACGTTCCATATGCAGGGCTGGATTCTTTTGGTGCGTGGGCCTCGTGGAGCTGGGGACTGTTCATTTTCGCGCTCATCGTGCTGGTCGGCTGGGGGTATGTTGGTCTGCTTACCAACGTTGTGCTTCAGCGGACTTTTCCTTTCTCCCAGAAAGCGCGGGGGCTGAGCGTTAAGCTTTTTTTGCCCCTGATGACCATTCTGGGTCGTGTGTTCGGGCTTTCCAAGCGCAAGATTCGCGGGTCTTTTATCAAGGTCAATAACGAGTTGGTCCTTTCCGAGGTCGGCCGTTTTGATCCTGCAAAGATCATGATCCTGACCCCGCATTGTTTGCAGGCCAGCCGTTGCGATATGCGTCTGACTTACGATATTGATAACTGCAAGCGTTGCGGCCTGTGTACCATTAAAGGTCTGCTTGAATTGCGTGACAAATACGGGGTTCATTTCCATGTTGCCACCGGGGGCACCATTGCCCGCCGTCTGGTTGTGCAGAACCGCCCGCGTATGATCATTGCAATTGCCTGTGAACGTGACCTTGCCAGCGGTATTCAGGATACCTATCCGCTTCCTGTTTACGGCGTGCTTAATGAACGCCCTAACGGACCCTGCCTTGATACGCAGGTTTCACTCATTGATGTAGAGAATGCTCTGCGCCGTTTCATCAAGGAAGATAAGCTTCCTGAAGATGCGGAGAAGAATGTTGCTTTGACTCCTCTTACCGGGCTTTAA
- the fmt gene encoding methionyl-tRNA formyltransferase produces the protein MAEKRWKIVFMGTPDFASTILEYLVEWDGCEVIAAYTQPDRKSGRGQKVHCSAVKNVAVKNDIPVYQPLNFKDEKDVEELRALEPDFLVVAAYGLILPQSVLDIPAVMPINVHGSLLPKYRGAAPIHRAVANGDHATGITIMKMEAGLDTGPMLVQQALGIAWDDYTGKIHDELADMGGPLVMETLLRYQDGRLTVMEQDDSIATYAAKLSKEEGLIDWDLPVKEVHNKIRGMYPWPGAFYFWTPEGKNPIRLVLSPGKPGDEEVGDHAPGAIVGEFDGMLGIACKDKIYLASKVKPAGKKEMDGKAFVCGYLNKC, from the coding sequence ATGGCTGAAAAGCGCTGGAAAATAGTTTTCATGGGAACACCGGACTTTGCGTCCACCATTCTTGAATATCTTGTAGAATGGGACGGATGTGAAGTCATTGCAGCTTACACCCAGCCTGACCGCAAAAGCGGTCGCGGGCAGAAGGTGCATTGTTCCGCTGTAAAGAATGTTGCTGTAAAGAATGACATCCCGGTTTACCAGCCCTTGAATTTCAAGGACGAAAAGGATGTTGAAGAGCTGCGCGCGCTGGAGCCTGACTTTCTGGTGGTTGCGGCCTACGGGCTGATCCTGCCCCAGTCGGTGCTGGATATCCCCGCTGTCATGCCCATCAACGTGCATGGCTCCCTGCTTCCCAAGTATCGCGGCGCGGCTCCCATTCACCGGGCAGTTGCCAACGGCGACCATGCCACCGGGATTACCATCATGAAGATGGAAGCCGGCCTTGATACCGGTCCCATGCTCGTGCAGCAGGCCCTTGGTATCGCTTGGGATGATTATACCGGGAAAATTCATGATGAACTGGCTGACATGGGCGGCCCGCTGGTTATGGAAACCCTGCTGCGCTATCAGGATGGTCGTTTGACTGTTATGGAGCAGGACGATTCCATTGCCACTTATGCTGCAAAGCTGAGCAAGGAAGAAGGGCTGATCGATTGGGATCTTCCGGTCAAGGAAGTGCACAACAAGATCAGGGGCATGTACCCATGGCCCGGAGCCTTCTACTTCTGGACTCCCGAAGGCAAAAATCCCATCCGCCTCGTTCTTTCTCCCGGCAAACCCGGTGATGAAGAAGTCGGTGATCACGCGCCTGGAGCCATCGTTGGTGAATTTGACGGCATGCTCGGCATTGCCTGCAAAGATAAAATTTACCTCGCATCCAAGGTCAAGCCGGCCGGAAAGAAAGAAATGGACGGCAAGGCTTTTGTCTGTGGTTATTTGAATAAATGCTAA
- the def gene encoding peptide deformylase — protein sequence MKMEILAYPEASLKEVCARVEEVTPELKEQIDNMIETMYEDDGVGLAAPQVGIQKRLIVIDPSGPKERTDLQVIINPEIVEKSSQKVDSEEACLSCPAFKCVIKRHETVTVTGTDPEGNDIRIEADDFLAIVLQHEIDHLDGTLIVDRVGRLKRAMYDKKVKKWLKSAGK from the coding sequence ATGAAAATGGAAATTTTAGCTTATCCTGAAGCTTCTTTAAAAGAAGTATGTGCCAGAGTTGAGGAAGTCACTCCTGAGTTGAAGGAGCAGATCGATAACATGATCGAGACCATGTACGAGGACGACGGCGTGGGCCTTGCTGCCCCGCAGGTCGGAATCCAGAAACGTCTCATTGTTATTGATCCTTCCGGCCCGAAAGAACGCACTGATTTGCAGGTTATCATCAACCCTGAAATCGTTGAAAAAAGCAGCCAGAAGGTGGATTCCGAGGAAGCCTGCCTTTCCTGCCCCGCTTTCAAATGCGTGATCAAACGTCACGAGACAGTTACCGTCACCGGTACTGACCCTGAAGGTAATGATATCCGCATTGAAGCTGACGATTTTCTCGCTATTGTGCTTCAGCATGAAATAGATCATCTGGATGGAACTCTCATTGTCGACCGTGTAGGCCGCCTGAAACGTGCAATGTACGATAAGAAGGTAAAAAAATGGCTGAAAAGCGCTGGAAAATAG
- the aspS gene encoding aspartate--tRNA ligase, with product MSEQIEERDYDEYRVIESLGDWKRTHSCNEITAANMGEKVLIMGWVQFRRDHGGLIFIDLRDREGLTQVVFSPEHNTEAHERAHAIRSEYVVAIKGEVRERPEGMRNTNLTTGEIEIVVDEWKLLNTSETPPFAIEDRSDASEMLRLKYRFLDLRRPSLAKNFILRNKAAQSVRRYLDNLGFLEIETPVLTKSTPEGARDFLVPSRMNNGDFYALPQSPQLFKQMLMVSGMDRYFQIVKCFRDEDLRADRQPEFTQIDIEMSFVNEEQVMGMAEEMVRTVFTETIETELPASFPRMTYADAMRDYGCDKPDVRFDLKLQEATDIFKGSDFKVFASSELIKILRVPNGAQLSRKEIDEYTKFVEIYGSKGLAWIKVKEDGEWQSPIVKFFSEEECAKLRELTNCQPGDILFFQAGAADIVNAALAALRIKLGERFELIDESKYAPLWVTDFPLLEYNADEKRYVARHHPFTSPQEGQIDELGEKPGEALARAYDLVVNGYEVGGGSIRIHTPEMQEKMFAALGIDEEEARAKFGFLMDALQFGAPPHGGIAFGLDRLIMILCGAKSIRDVIAFPKTQKATCLMTEAPSSVASTQLRELGVRLREKKEA from the coding sequence ATGTCTGAACAGATTGAAGAACGCGATTACGACGAATACCGGGTGATTGAATCTCTTGGCGATTGGAAACGTACCCACAGCTGCAACGAGATCACCGCAGCAAATATGGGCGAAAAAGTCCTGATCATGGGTTGGGTTCAGTTCCGCCGTGACCATGGCGGTCTGATCTTCATCGACCTGCGTGACCGTGAAGGTCTTACTCAGGTTGTATTCAGCCCCGAGCACAACACTGAGGCTCACGAGCGCGCTCACGCTATTCGTTCCGAATACGTGGTTGCCATCAAAGGTGAAGTTCGCGAACGCCCCGAAGGCATGCGCAACACCAACCTGACCACCGGTGAGATCGAAATCGTTGTTGACGAGTGGAAGCTGCTCAACACTTCCGAAACTCCCCCGTTTGCCATTGAAGACCGCAGTGATGCTTCTGAAATGCTGCGTCTGAAATACCGTTTTCTGGATCTGCGCCGCCCCAGTCTTGCCAAGAACTTCATCCTGCGCAACAAGGCTGCCCAGTCCGTACGTCGTTACCTCGACAACCTCGGTTTCCTTGAAATCGAAACCCCGGTACTGACCAAGTCCACTCCTGAAGGTGCACGCGACTTTCTCGTACCCAGCCGCATGAATAACGGCGATTTTTACGCCCTGCCGCAGTCCCCGCAGCTGTTCAAGCAGATGCTCATGGTTTCCGGCATGGACCGCTACTTCCAGATTGTTAAATGTTTCCGTGACGAAGACCTGCGTGCCGATCGCCAGCCTGAATTTACCCAGATCGATATCGAAATGAGCTTCGTAAACGAAGAGCAGGTCATGGGCATGGCTGAAGAAATGGTCCGCACTGTATTCACAGAGACCATCGAGACCGAACTTCCCGCATCTTTCCCCCGCATGACTTACGCTGATGCCATGCGTGATTACGGTTGTGATAAACCGGATGTTCGTTTCGATCTCAAGCTTCAGGAAGCTACCGACATCTTCAAGGGTTCCGACTTCAAGGTTTTCGCCAGCTCCGAGCTGATTAAGATCTTGCGTGTACCTAATGGTGCCCAGCTTTCCCGTAAGGAAATCGACGAGTACACCAAATTTGTTGAGATATACGGTTCCAAGGGCCTTGCTTGGATCAAGGTCAAGGAAGACGGCGAATGGCAGTCTCCTATCGTAAAATTCTTTTCCGAAGAAGAATGCGCCAAGCTGCGTGAGCTTACTAATTGCCAGCCCGGTGACATTCTTTTCTTCCAGGCCGGAGCAGCAGACATCGTCAACGCCGCTCTCGCCGCCCTGCGTATCAAGCTTGGTGAACGTTTTGAACTCATTGACGAGTCCAAGTACGCCCCTCTCTGGGTTACCGACTTCCCGCTGCTTGAGTACAACGCCGATGAAAAACGTTACGTTGCCCGTCACCATCCCTTTACCTCTCCGCAGGAAGGGCAGATTGATGAACTTGGTGAAAAGCCCGGCGAAGCTCTCGCCCGTGCTTATGACCTCGTTGTGAACGGTTACGAAGTAGGTGGCGGTTCCATCCGTATTCACACCCCGGAAATGCAGGAAAAAATGTTTGCTGCTCTGGGCATCGACGAAGAAGAAGCCCGCGCCAAGTTCGGCTTCCTCATGGATGCGCTCCAGTTCGGCGCACCGCCGCATGGTGGTATTGCTTTTGGTCTGGACAGACTTATTATGATTCTGTGCGGCGCAAAATCCATCAGGGACGTTATCGCTTTCCCCAAAACTCAGAAAGCCACCTGCCTGATGACCGAAGCTCCTTCCAGCGTCGCCAGCACTCAGCTCAGAGAACTGGGTGTGCGTCTGAGAGAAAAGAAAGAAGCATAA